From Bufo gargarizans isolate SCDJY-AF-19 chromosome 10, ASM1485885v1, whole genome shotgun sequence, the proteins below share one genomic window:
- the LOC122920174 gene encoding reticulon-1-like yields MQNVITHKPDYFESGSLGSVESPIKSSDHQIEFLQKCIEETCKPSHIEECVGDNVDTCVDLSSVKNEACSYDPKTDLRWPDAEEDLDSSGESDDTVIDAGWRVKSSVTNQKEHAEDGWVELSDTHQGNEPGRGNLTMSKNAIINSNTLPLTDRVSEKPGHAISKTPDSPLSEGFVDLAETCVKEPHTGSMFYSESESLEDKVQENLTIEALKALASGVQDWNSESRESSPEILSPQLTNFPELKGRTDQAELHLESTLGITTVKVHDLLFWRDVKKSGMVFGGTMILLLSLAAFSIISVVSYLILALLTVTISFRVYKAVMQAVQKTDEGHPFKVLLDKDITLSSESLQKRANASLAHVNHALKYIIRLFLVEDLVDSLKFALLMWLTTYVGAVFNGITILILGVLIAFTAPVVYEKYKVQIDHYVSLVQSHMKSITEKIQAKLPAALKKKTE; encoded by the exons ATGCAGAATGTCATAACACATAAGCCAGATTACTTTGAGTCTGGATCTTTGGGGTCTGTTGAATCGCCAATTAAATCATCTGACCATCAGATTGAGTTTTTGCAGAAGTGCATAGAAGAAACTTGTAAACCATCCCACATTGAAGAATGTGTAGGAGACAATGTGGACACATGTGTAGATCTTAGTTCTGTAAAAAATGAGGCCTGTTCTTATGATCCAAAGACTGATCTTCGATGGCCAGATGCAGAGGAAGACTTGGATAGCTCTGGAGAGTCTGATGACACAGTTATAGATGCTGGATGGAGAGTTAAATCTTCAGTGACTAATCAAAAGGAGCATGCAGAGGATGGCTGGGTTGAGCTCAGTGACACACACCAAGGGAATGAACCTGGGAGAGGAAACCTAACAATGTCTAAGAATGCCATCATAAATTCCAATACTTTGCCTTTAACAGATAGGGTTTCTGAGAAGCCTGGCCATGCTATTTCCAAGACCCCAGACTCTCCACTTAGTGAAGGTTTCGTTGACCTGGCAGAAACCTGTGTTAAAGAACCTCACACAGGAAGTATGTTCTATTCAGAATCTGAATCCTTAGAAGATAAGGTTCAGGAAAATCTGACAATTGAAGCACTAAAAGCACTGGCTTCTGGGGTGCAAGACTGGAATTCAGAAAGTCGTGAATCCTCCCCAGAAATCCTGTCTCCCCAATTAACCAACTTTCCGGAATTAAAAGGGAGAACAGATCAAGCAGAACTGCACCTCGAATCTACTCTTGGCATTACAACTGTCAAAG TGCACGACCTGCTATTCTGGAGGGACGTGAAGAAGTCTGGAATGGTTTTCGGAGGGACCATGATTCTGCTCTTGTCACTTGCCGCCTTCAGCATCATTAGTGTTGTTTCCTATCTGATTTTAGCTCTGCTGACTGTCACAATTAGCTTCCGCGTCTATAAGGCTGTCATGCAAGCCGTCCAGAAAACTGATGAGGGTCATCCCTTCAA GGTTCTGCTGGACAAGGATATCACTTTGTCCTCTGAAAGCCTTCAGAAGAGAGCGAATGCATCCCTTGCTCATGTCAACCATGCCCTGAAGTACATCATAAGGCTCTTTCTTGTGGAGGACCTTGTAGATTCCCtcaag TTTGCCCTCCTCATGTGGCTGACGACCTATGTTGGAGCTGTGTTCAACGGGATCACAATTCTCATTCTTG GAGTCCTGATCGCCTTCACTGCTCCGGTTGTGTATGAGAAATACAAG